One Candida dubliniensis CD36 chromosome 1, complete sequence genomic region harbors:
- a CDS encoding ATP-dependent RNA helicase eif4A, putative (Similar to C. albicans TIF1;~Similar to S. cerevisiae TIF2), whose translation MASEGITEIDSGLIETNYDNVVYKFDDLNLKPNIVRGIFGYGYETPSAIQQRAILPITEGRDVLAQAQSGTGKTATFTISALQRINENEKATQALILAPTRELALQIKNVITAIGLYLKVTVHASIGGTSMSDDIEAFRSGVQIVVGTPGRVLDMIERRYFKTDKVKMFILDEADEMLSSGFKEQIYNIFRLLPETTQIVLLSATMPQDVLEVTTKFMNNPVRILVKKDELTLEGIKQFYINVELEDYKFDCLCDLYDSISVTQAVIFCNTRSKVEFLTNKLREQHFTVSAIHADLPQAERDTIMKEFRSGSSRILISTDLLARGIDVQQVSLVINYDLPANKENYIHRIGRGGRFGRKGVAINFVTDRDVGMMREIEKFYSTQIEEMPADIGALFA comes from the coding sequence ATGGCATCCGAAGGTATTACTGAAATCGACTCTGGTTTAATTGAAACCAATTACGATAACGTCGTTTACAAATTCGACGATTTAAACTTAAAACCAAACATTGTTAGAGGTATTTTTGGTTACGGGTATGAAACTCCATCTGCTATTCAACAAAGAGCTATTTTGCCAATCACTGAAGGTAGAGATGTTTTAGCTCAAGCCCAATCCGGTACAGGTAAAACCGCCACCTTTACCATTTCTGCATTACAAAGaatcaatgaaaatgaaaaagcTACTCAAGCTTTAATCTTGGCTCCAACCAGAGAATTGGCTTTGCAAATCAAGAATGTTATTACTGCTATTGGTTTGTACTTGAAGGTTACTGTCCATGCTTCTATTGGTGGTACTTCAATGAgtgatgatattgaagcTTTCAGATCTGGTGTTCAGATTGTCGTTGGTACTCCAGGTAGAGTCTTAGACATGATTGAAAGAAGATATTTCAAAACCGATAAAGTCAAGATGTTCATTTTGGATGAAGCTGATGAAATGTTGTCAAGTGGATTCAAAGAACAAATTTACAACATTTTCAGATTATTACCAGAAACCACccaaattgttttgttatCAGCCACCATGCCACAAGACGTTTTGGAAGTCACCACCAAATTCATGAACAACCCAGTCAGAATCTTAGTCAAAAAAGATGAATTGACTTTGGAAGGTATCAAACAATTCTATATTAACGTTGAATTAGAAGATTACAAATTCGATTGTTTATGTGATTTGTATGATTCTATTTCTGTCACCCAAGCTGTCATTTTCTGTAACACTAGATCCAAGGTTGAATTTTTAACCAACAAATTGAGAGAACAACACTTTACTGTTTCTGCCATCCACGCAGATTTGCCACAAGCTGAAAGAGACACCATTATGAAAGAATTCAGATCTGGTTCTTCAAGAATCTTGATCTCTACTGATTTGTTAGCTAGAGGTATTGATGTCCAACAAGTTTCTTTGGTTATCAACTACGACTTGCCAGCCAACAAGGAAAACTATATTCATAGAATTGGTAGAGGTGGTCGTTTCGGTAGAAAGGGGGTTGCCATCAACTTTGTCACTGACAGAGATGTTGGTATGATGagagaaattgaaaaattctaCTCTACtcaaattgaagaaatgcCAGCTGATATTGGTGCTTTATTCGCTTAG
- a CDS encoding (self-glucosylating) initiator of glycogen synthesis, putative (Similar to C. albicans GLG21;~Similar to S. cerevisiae GLG2) — protein sequence MTNAVFTLLYNPDYLAGALVLGSVLKKLVSRSDQKYPELKFGILIDKSKFSTSQLQLLSKYYDDLVDVSPLRSTIVEKLTFDLKRPELDKTFTKIELWSLIQYDKILYLDSDTLPVIPEADNGGTVLDLLALDFPKFKILAAPDSGFPDIFNSGVFVLRPNLDDYTKLAALVQESVINPNVSFDGADQGLLNQYFNAQPDWVQALLKKKDIPIDLGTVSYTQDSNWIKIPFLYNVTPSAEYEYLPALKHFQNPPEQPSFLENPVAEAELIDQGAEQPKHDKELWESTFDTLGRYHSTALSYINYKTTQVKVVHFIGKYKPWKSSSNVFGVHRDWWKAWMEEFGEKSLSDVVHGEKSLEQEPPADYASEPVEQEPPKEEPAEICGEKVEPIPEPPLDTSDPQVLLDPANYQRFEDRIQPSIDAMWDPTKEPPPKREDLKEEDRHDFLDKIPKSFTNDWDSSTQHHHHHHHPPEERKNIHDTQHPVEHYHHGETQQNDQSTLEEENVQPPNNELPMSPPEHPEHDHAFEHTTSNTPPVKPELYGHKFVEPERVFDTTDDYFPTHILQEMEKVDLSNKPDTDAEVKPTSSSELATDVTAFNLMNEELSKEGVLEESAFEEIYTEDKEDIDGDISEDDILEEEEEEEVVPKLFPWEFRESGKVIAERVFD from the coding sequence ATGACTAACGCTGTTTTCACCTTGTTGTATAATCCCGATTATCTCGCTGGAGCATTGGTATTGGGCTCagtattgaagaaattggtGTCAAGATCGGACCAAAAATATCCGGAGTTGAAATTTGGTATTCTTATTGATAAGTCCAAGTTTTCCACCTCCCAACTACAATTGTTATCTAAATATTATGATGACTTAGTTGACGTATCACCTTTGAGGTCtacaattgttgaaaaattgactTTTGATTTGAAGAGACCTGAATTGGACAAAACGTTTACGAAGATTGAACTATGGTCCTTAATCCAATATGACAAGATTTTATATTTGGATTCGGATACATTACCGGTAATTCCAGAAGCTGATAATGGCGGTACTGTTTTGGACTTGTTAGCGTTGGATTTCCCCAAGTTCAAAATTTTGGCAGCACCAGATAGCGGATTCCCTGACATCTTCAATTCGGGTGTATTTGTTTTAAGACCCAATTTGGACGACTATACAAAGCTAGCAGCATTGGTGCAAGAGTCAGTTATAAACCCTAATGTCTCTTTTGATGGTGCTGATCAAggtttattaaatcaatacttCAATGCCCAGCCTGATTGGGTTCAAgctttattgaaaaaaaaggatATCCCTATTGATTTGGGAACTGTTAGCTACACCCAAGATTCCAATTGGATTAAAATTCCATTTTTGTATAATGTGACTCCATCGGCTGAATATGAATATTTGCCTGCATTGAAACATTTTCAAAACCCACCTGAACAACCACTGTTTTTGGAAAACCCAGTAGCCGAAGctgaattaattgatcaagGAGCAGAGCAACCAAAGCACGACAAGGAATTATGGGAAAGTACCTTTGATACATTGGGGCGCTACCACTCTACTGCCTTGCTGTATATCAACTACAAAACTACCCAAGTCAAAGTAGTTCATTTCATTGGTAAATATAAGCCTTGGAAACTGAGTTCAAATGTGTTTGGAGTGCATAGAGACTGGTGGAAAGCTTGGATGGAAGAGTTTGGTGAAAAATCGTTATCTGATGTGGTACATGGAGAGAAATCTTTAGAACAGGAGCCACCAGCTGATTATGCATCAGAGCCAGTTGAACAAGAACCTCCCAAAGAAGAACCAGCTGAAATTTGTGGAGAGAAAGTCGAACCGATTCCCGAACCACCACTTGATACCTCTGATCCACAGGTGTTACTCGACCCAGCAAATTATCAACGCTTTGAGGATCGAATCCAACCTAGCATCGATGCCATGTGGGATCCAACAAAGGAACCACCTCCAAAACGAGAAGATctcaaagaagaagatagACACGACTTTCTTGATAAGATTCCTAAATCTTTTACCAATGATTGGGATAGCTCAACTCAacaccatcaccatcaccaccatcCACCTGAAGAACGCAAAAACATCCATGATACTCAACACCCTGTTGAGCATTATCACCATGGTGAGACACAACAAAATGATCAATCTACTTTGGAAGAGGAAAATGTTCAACCACCTAACAATGAGTTGCCCATGTCACCACCTGAACACCCAGAACACGACCATGCATTTGAGCATACTACTCTGAATACACCACCGGTAAAACCAGAATTGTATGGTCATAAATTTGTTGAGCCTGAAAGAGTATTTGATACTACTGATGATTACTTCCCAACTCACATCTTACAGGAGATGGAAAAAGTAGATCTTTCCAACAAACCAGATACTGATGCAGAAGTTAAACCGACTAGTTCATCTGAATTAGCTACTGATGTCACTGCTttcaatttaatgaatgaaGAGCTTTCAAAAGAAGGGGTTCTTGAAGAGTCTGCTTTTGAAGAGATTTACACAGAGGATAAGGAAGATATAGATGGAGACATTTCTGAAGATGATATTTTggaggaggaagaggaagaagaagtggTGCCAAAATTGTTTCCCTGGGAATTTAGAGAAAGCGGTAAAGTGATTGCTGAGAGAGTATTTGATTAA
- a CDS encoding 40S ribosomal protein S21 (Similar to C. albicans RPS21;~Similar to S. cerevisiae RPS21B;~Similar to S. cerevisiae RPS21A;~spliced gene) — translation MENDKGQLVELYVPRKCSATNRIIKAKDHASVQISIAKVDEEGRAIAGDNITYALSGYVRGRGEADDSLNRLAQQDGLLKNVWSYSR, via the exons ATGGAAAACGATAAAGGTCAATTA GTTGAATTATACGTCCCAAGAAAATGTTCTGCCACCAACAGAATCATCAAAGCCAAAGATCACGCTTCTGTCCAAATCTCAATTGCTaaagttgatgaagaaggtAGAGCTATTGCTGGTGACAACATCACTTACGCTTTAAGTGGTTACGTTAGAGGTAGAGGTGAAGCTGATGACTCATTAAACAGATTGGCTCAACAAGACGGTTTATTGAAGAACGTCTGGTCTTACTCTCGTTAA
- a CDS encoding tRNA methyltransferase, putative (Similar to S. cerevisiae TRM2) translates to MVAEVLEDKKRPNEDPCDVDNSKRTRRGKRKPRLRRYKNKDIDETSPLGVLQLEIKDLLEKHDLTKEDVVNDMSAILNDPELLEQYNNRIVSDVKVFALTSNGDSLAIIPSVEPEKKQVALIPFGLPDDVVTIKVHKSHPMYVEADLLSIEKSSAMRNNELINCRYFGKCSGCQFQNIDYQQQLAIKKQTIINAYDHFAPKLVSHKLLPEILPTQESPLTYNYRTKLTPHFYIPNKKTGKDLPCPPNLGIASKGRPTWRKSDFGPEGTNIDIEECNIGTKIINQGLANERRRFNTEYVKYSKGATFLLREDTKVLQEDTVLGEGSVDENGQVSKIEVELEDNTKLVKTCVTKTRQIVQEYINGYIFEFSAGEFFQNNNSILPIVIDYVRSNLPLSEDQPNYLVDAYCGSGLFSITCSSNVSKVIGVEISADSIRFAKRNAEKNNIKNANFIVGKAEEIFASIDTPNNQTSVILDPPRKGCDDVFLNQLSDYNPAKIVYISCNVHSQARDIEWFINNTANGNQYYVESIKGFDFFPQTHHVETVAVLSLKERK, encoded by the coding sequence ATGGTGGCAGAAGTATTAGAAGATAAAAAAAGACCAAATGAAGACCCATGCGATGTGGATAACTCCAAACGTACTAGACGGGGCAAGAGAAAGCCCAGATTGAGAAGATATAAAAACAAGGACATTGATGAAACTTCCCCCTTGGGTGTTTTGCAGCTAGAGATCAAAGATTTATTGGAGAAACATGATTTAACCAAAGAGGATGTGGTGAACGATATGTCTGCTATTCTCAATGATCCTGAACTCCTTGAACAATACAACAATAGAATTGTTTCCGATGTGAAAGTTTTCGCATTAACATCCAATGGAGACTCCCTTGCTATAATCCCTCTGGTAGAGCCGGAGAAAAAACAAGTTGCACTCATACCTTTTGGTTTACCTGATGATGTTGTCACAATCAAAGTCCATAAGAGCCATCCTATGTACGTGGAAGCAGACCTACtctcaattgaaaaatcctCTGCAATGAGAAATAATGAACTTATAAATTGTCGTTACTTTGGTAAATGTTCTGGGtgtcaatttcaaaatatcgATTATCAGCAACAATTAGCAATTAAAAAGCAAACAATCATTAATGCCTATGACCATTTTGCTCCGAAATTGGTGTCTCACAAGTTATTACCTGAAATATTACCTACCCAGGAATCACCTTTAACTTATAATTATCGTACCAAATTGACACCTCATTTTTACATACCTAATAAGAAAACAGGTAAAGATTTGCCATGCCCGCCAAATTTGGGAATTGCATCCAAAGGTAGACCAACATGGAGAAAATCTGATTTTGGTCCTGAAGGAACTAACATTGATATTGAGGAATGTAACATTGgaacaaaaataattaatcaGGGATTAGCAAATGAGCGTAGAAGATTTAATACCGAATATGTTAAATACTCGAAAGGTGCTACATTTTTGTTGAGAGAAGACACAAAAGTATTGCAAGAAGACACCGTTCTTGGAGAAGGTTcagttgatgaaaatggtCAAGTATCAAAAATAGAAGTTGAACTCGAGGACAATACTAAATTGGTCAAGACTTGTGTGACAAAAACAAGACAAATTGTTCAAGAGTACATTAATGGAtacatttttgaattttctgCAGGTGagtttttccaaaataaCAATTCGATTTTACCTATTGTCATAGATTATGTGCGATCCAACTTACCCCTTTCTGAAGATCAACCAAATTATCTAGTTGATGCTTATTGTGGGTCTGGTTTATTTTCTATCACATGCTCATCAAATGTATCTAAAGTGATCGGTGTGGAAATCTCGGCAGATTCAATTAGATTTGCCAAGCGGAACGCTGAGAAAAATAACATCAAGAATGCTAATTTCATTGTTGGTAAAGCTGAGGAAATCTTTGCAAGTATCGATACTCCAAATAATCAAACGTCAGTGATATTGGATCCACCAAGAAAAGGTTGTGATGATGtgtttttgaatcaattatcaGATTATAACCCTGCAAAAATTGTCTATATCAGTTGTAATGTTCATTCACAAGCTAGAGACATTGAGTggtttatcaacaacactGCTAATGGTAATCAATACTACGTGGAGAGTATCAAAGGGTTTGATTTTTTCCCTCAGACTCACCATGTTGAGACTGTTGCGGTATTATcattgaaagaaagaaagtgA
- a CDS encoding osmostress-responsive transcription factor, putative (Similar to S. cerevisiae HOTY1;~Similar to C. albicans HOT1): MNETYNSQEPNNTMFYNNNSTPSNDAQSHNNNNNNSAGNSSIINASASMHANNGNHNNDNINTNENINENNSNNSNNNSSSSTNNNNKNKNKNKNNSGNSNNHTVNELYGLIHNLQNQFANYQNTQFNQLMMKISFLHDSMDHMKSQVNDLSQQVLFLAKNSGMRPGTNSNTNSAFNNQFKAFEVFTKHLNELNKEIEEISSSSQGIQNQQQQQQQQQQLHQPHHQAQIPPPPSHPPQQTLQLQSNHSQFQGSSVHLGVPTNNNGQPTTQFDEEVDSITRKGLSLRSPANSSPNPTSHYVFDVGPFASRNMNGNNANTLYDKGPTTSVIRPNKKRRKQQKNSQEETPANQPESTLQSQRRLPVQQQSRQTIAQSSSAYPNSYILPMPPLLGDDKLGQTPSSSTNNDTTQFMLPRDNGTVMTSALRQPPNHTRPPPNSQTSSGFSFDDEIDTMDQLENDKQNEGSSSESGKRASKKRKQSESAKMTISVNPLNIPQYKLERSLKSLAEIWKEYAHGLNNKPPLKSLETKYGTKWRNETESRTFLRRKKIYEAIEIGISKGYTEDEVIQELEMHRSYNKNGVIKRKPLSWLSSNMPEKFNSPT, encoded by the coding sequence ATGAACGAAACTTACAACAGTCAAGAACCAAATAACACCATGTTTTACAATAACAATTCAACTCCGTCCAATGATGCACAGTcccataataataataataataattctgcAGGCAACAGCTCTATTATCAATGCTTCTGCTTCCATGCACGCCAATAACGGCAACcacaataatgataatataaaCACCAACGAAAACATCAACGAAAATAACAGCAACAATAGTAACAATAACAGCAGTAGCAGtaccaataacaacaacaagaacaaaaataagaataaaaacAATAGTGGGAATAGTAACAATCACACAGTAAATGAGTTGTATGGACTCATACATAATTTGCAGAACCAGTTTGCTAATTATCAAAACACTCAGTTCAATcagttgatgatgaaaatatcGTTTCTTCATGATTCAATGGACCACATGAAACTGCAAGTCAATGATCTAAGTCAACAGGTGTTATTTCTTGCCAAGAATAGTGGTATGCGACCAGGTACAAACAGCAACACTAATTCTGCATTCAACAACCAATTCAAAGCTTTTGAAGTATTCACAAAACATCTTAACGAATTGAACAAGGAAATTGAAGAGATTTCAAGTAGTTCACAAGGAATacaaaaccaacaacaacaacaacaacagcagcagcagcttCACCAACCACATCACCAGGCACAGATACCTCCGCCACCTTCACACCCGCCACAGCAGACTTTGCAACTACAATCAAACCATTCCCAATTTCAGGGATCTTCAGTACATCTTGGTGTTCCAACGAACAACAATGGGCAACCAACTACTCAATTTGACGAGGAAGTTGATAGCATCACAAGAAAAGGTCTATCGTTGAGATCACCAGCTAATTCCTCACCCAACCCCACGTCACATTATGTGTTTGATGTAGGACCGTTTGCATCGAGAAATATGAATGGTAATAATGCAAACACTTTGTATGACAAAGGACCCACCACATCAGTTATTCGTCCCAATAAAAAACGCAGAAAGCAGCAGAAGAACTCCCAGGAAGAAACTCCTGCTAATCAACCAGAGTCAACGCTACAGCTGCAAAGAAGATTGCCAGTACAGCAACAGTCAAGACAAACAATTGCGCAATCGTCTTCGGCATATCCAAACTCATATATTCTTCCTATGCCCCCTTTACTTGGTGATGATAAACTAGGGCAAACCCCGAGCTCTTCTACAAATAATGACACAACTCAATTTATGTTGCCACGTGATAACGGCACAGTAATGACATCCGCATTAAGACAACCGCCAAACCATACACGTCCGCCACCAAACCTGCAAACATCTTCTGGCTTTTCCTTTGATGATGAGATTGATACGATGGACCAGCTAGAGaatgataaacaaaacGAGGGTAGTTCGTCAGAAAGTGGTAAGAGAGCTTCCAAGAAACGGAAACAGTCCGAATCTGCAAAAATGACAATTTCTGTTAATCCATTAAATATACCACAATATAAACTAGAAAGAAGTCTTAAGTCATTAGCAGAAATCTGGAAGGAGTATGCTCATGGGTTAAACAATAAGCCTCCATTGAAGTCTTTGGAGACCAAGTACGGAACTAAATGGAGAAACGAAACAGAGTCAAGAACGTTTTtaagaaggaaaaaaatatatgaaGCTATTGAAATCGGAATCAGTAAAGGGTATACAGAAGATGAAGTTATTCAAGAATTGGAGATGCACAGGAGTTATAACAAAAATGGAGTCATTAAGCGGAAACCATTACTGTGGTTAAGCTCAAACATGCCGGAAAAGTTCAATTCACCAACATAA
- a CDS encoding membrane protein involved in sphingolipid metabolism (either ong-chain base-1-phosphate phosphatase or dihydrosphingosine 1-phosphate phosphatase), putative (Similar to S. cerevisiae LBP3;~Similar to C. albicans LCB3): MREGVEFATATSLKSRNKSGNVAAAEPSSLSPQISDHSNDAGNKSNNHYKERLSPFRYKLRLLMLPLIRQETIYLAKMQSFLRCSVFDFYFAWTANLASHTFYVLMLPPPIWFGGGYLSRDLVYVLGLGIYFTGFLKDFFCLPRPRSPPLHRITMSSYTTQEYGFPSSHSANATGVSLLLLIKILSLENVSNITYYLLILGLSLYYISLIFGRLYCGMHGFLDVIIGGLVGSFVFLFRHYFGLQWDELLFDNGLGIVGSAVIIIAVFVSLIHFHSEPVDDCPCFDDSVAFVGVLIGLDLAHLVAYHTKYFAKMNSTGNPYLIPFDVNRGIIVSSLRFLLGVVLVVTWKTLAKPIVFTILPPIYKAVGVYLPRRSYISTAHTQTSTRKIRSTSMSNDSNMGIGDINSFIKGVTDHNKKDEVGPETEIDYYEMLSYNQNQSSDSTPIQTPPKYNSGVFKYRYDVEIVGRLIIYAGISITAVWTFAFASDYLNL; this comes from the coding sequence ATGCGAGAGGGTGTTGAATTTGCAACAGCAACTAGTTTGAAATCCAGAAACAAACTGGGAAATGTTGCCGCCGCTGAGCCTTCATCGTTATCTCCACAGATATCCGATCACAGCAACGATGCTGgaaataaatcaaacaatcaTTACAAGGAAAGATTGTCTCCCTTCAGATACAAATTGCGATTGCTCATGTTGCCATTGATTCGACAAGAAACTATTTATTTAGCAAAGATGCAGTCATTTTTACGATGTTCTGTTTTTGACTTTTATTTTGCATGGACAGCAAATCTTGCCAGCCACACATTCTATGTTTTGATGTTGCCGCCGCCAATATGGTTTGGAGGGGGTTATTTGAGCAGAGATTTGGTGTATGTTCTAGGGCTAGGCATTTATTTTACTGGatttttgaaagatttCTTTTGCTTACCCAGACCACGATCACCACCATTGCACCGTATCACTATGTCATCATACACTACACAAGAATACGGGTTTCCCTCATCTCACCTGGCAAATGCCACAGGTGTTTCATTGTTATTGCTAATAAAAATACTTTCTCTAGAGAATGTGTCTAACATCACTTACTACTTGTTAATACTAGGCTTGTCGTTGTATTacatttcattaatatttggaCGATTATACTGTGGCATGCACGGATTTTTGGATGTCATTATCGGCGGCTTAGTAGGTCTGTTTGTGTTTTTGTTTAGACACTATTTTGGGCTACAATGGGAcgaattgttgtttgacAATGGTTTGGGGATTGTCGGCAGTGctgtaataataattgctGTATTTGTTCTGTTGATCCATTTTCATTCAGAGCCAGTCGACGACTGCCCCTGTTTTGACGACTCAGTGGCATTTGTTGGAGTATTAATTGGATTGGACTTGGCTCACTTGGTGGCTTATCACACAAAGTATTTTGCAAAGATGAACTCGACTGGAAATCCTTATTTGATTCCATTTGATGTCAACCGTGGAATAATAGTGTCGAGCCTCAGATTCTTATTAGGGGTCGTTTTGGTTGTGACATGGAAAACATTGGCCAAACCAATTGTTTTCACGATTTTACCTCCTATTTACAAAGCTGTTGGTGTGTATTTACCACGAAGAAGCTATATCTCAACTGCCCACACACAGACATCAACTCGAAAAATTAGATCGACGTCTATGTCTAATGACTCCAATATGGGAATTGGTGATATAAACAGCTTCATCAAGGGTGTTACTGATCACAATAAAAAAGACGAGGTGGGACCAGAAACAGAAATTGATTACTATGAGATGCTATCTTACAACCAGAATCAAAGTAGTGACAGCACACCGATTCAaacaccaccaaaataCAACAGTGGTGTGTTTAAGTATCGTTATGATGTAGAAATTGTTGGAAGATTGATTATATATGCGGGAATATCAATTACCGCAGTATGGACTTTTGCATTTGCAAGTGACTATCTTAATTTATAG
- a CDS encoding GTP-binding RHO-like protein, putative (Similar to C. albicans CRL1), translating to MTPNGNRRHSAYMGSPRSQHSSTVETGYNPYEAVQKKQELYQNNNSNSPTVIIEEDPYIPDYKESSLANRKTNYNMKIVVVGDGGCGKTCLLLAYTQNKFPSIYVPTVFENYVTAVQSPNGKTVELALWDTAGQEEYDRLRPLSYPDVDILLVCFAVDNEVSLENVKDMWFPEVNHYCPGIPIILVGTKSDLSSDVNHDAAIRVAKEIGAIGLIFTSAKTMFNVRTVFNFALNHFQRNMELQEQYEKTLGSRKRISRVLGGSNGGSGNHSRHHSRNYSNVSNNRRGHLKNTSYDSTALLDQPLTEDTYVKNPYGNFGYKAGVESPYNQDEFAFTRERKKKKKCIIL from the coding sequence atGACACCTAACGGCAATAGGAGACATTCGGCGTACATGGGATCGCCCAGAAGCCAGCACAGCTCCACGGTGGAAACTGGTTATAATCCTTATGAAGCAGTACAGAAGAAACAGGAATTAtatcaaaacaacaacagcaattCACCAACTGTCATTATTGAGGAGGACCCATACATTCCAGATTATAAAGAGCTGTCCCTCGCAAATcgaaaaacaaattataaCATGAAGATTGTCGTTGTCGGCGATGGTGGTTGTGGCAAGACGTGTTTGTTATTGGCATACacacaaaacaaatttcCTTCCATTTATGTCCCCACTGTATTTGAGAATTACGTGACAGCAGTACAATCGCCCAATGGTAAAACCGTGGAATTGGCTCTTTGGGATACTGCGGGCCAAGAAGAATACGATAGATTACGACCACTTAGTTATCCTGACGTTGACATTTTATTGGTGTGTTTTGCTGTGGACAACGAAGTTAGTTTGGAGAATGTCAAAGATATGTGGTTTCCAGAAGTAAACCATTATTGTCCTGGTATTCCCATAATATTAGTTGGAACGAAGAGTGATTTACTGTCTGATGTAAACCATGATGCAGCAATACGAGTTGCCAAAGAGATTGGCGCAATTGGATTGATTTTCACATCAGCCAAGACTATGTTCAATGTACGGactgttttcaattttgcaTTAAATCATTTCCAAAGAAATATGGAATTACAGGAACAATATGAAAAGACATTGGGTTCAAGAAAGAGAATAAGTCGGGTATTGGGTGGTAGTAACGGAGGGAGTGGAAACCATTCCAGACATCATTCTAGAAACTACTCCAATGTTTCAAACAATAGAAGAGGCCATTTGAAGAATACATCATACGATTCCACGGCGTTGTTAGATCAACCATTAACGGAAGACACCTATGTAAAGAATCCTTATGGGAACTTTGGATATAAAGCAGGTGTTGAAAGTCCGTATAACCAGGACGAGTTTGCATTCAcaagagaaagaaagaagaaaaaaaagtgtaTAATATTGTAG